The genomic stretch GCTCGGGCGGGGCCCTCGGGGCGGCGTTTTCCTTGCTCCCAGTTGCGGATCGAGTGGATACTGAAGCCGAACATCTGGGCGAACTTCCTCTGGCTCATTCCCAGCCGTTCGCGGACTTTGCGGACATCGATCTCTTCGGGGAGCCTTGATCTTGGGGA from Acidobacteriota bacterium encodes the following:
- a CDS encoding type II toxin-antitoxin system MqsA family antitoxin; translated protein: MLARLERNSSRLWKMMRALREGRPRGEGSPRSRLPEEIDVRKVRERLGMSQRKFAQMFGFSIHSIRNWEQGKRRPEGPARALLTVIAKEPEAVVRSLSA